CGGCCTATAGTTGTGTTGAAGCAGGGGCTAACGCTCTGGTGGCGGCGTCATATTTGTTTAAAGGAGATAACAGTGTCGAGGCCATGCAGCAAAGAATAGCTTTACTAAGGGGATAAAATTGCTATGGTGCTAAGTAATCAACTCTCAGCGGGGATGTTTGTTTCTCTAAAGGATGGTTTGTTTAAAATTGTGTCCGTGGAGAAGATAACAGGTCCCAAAGGGGATGTGTTCTTTAAGGTTTCTCTGAGGTCTCCTGACTCAGACGTTGTCATGGAGAGGAATTTTAAATCTGGTCAGGAAGTTAAAGAAGCTCAGTTTGAGAGCAGAACGCTAGAGTATTTATACGTGGAAGGGTCTTCATATCTCTTTTTAGATCTTGGCGATTACGAGAAGATTTTGATATCAAGAGAAATTATGAAGGATAAGAATCTTTTATTGAAGGCAGGCACTACCGTTACAGCTTTGGTGCATGGAGATACGGTCTTCTCTGTTGAGCTTCCTAACTTTTTGGAGCTTATGGTGTCAAAGACGGATTTTCCTGGTGAGGACATGCCTATTTCTGGGGGAGCAAAAAAGGCGCTCTTAGAAACAGGTATAGAGATCTTGGTGCCTCCGTTCATTGAAATTGGTGACGTTATCAAAATCGATACTCGAACCTGCGAGTATATTCAAAGGGTATGATAAACATATAAGAGCGTTATGGACTTAAAACAAATAGAAAAGCTAATGATCGCCATGGGGCGTAATGGGATGAAGCGTTTCGTTATCAAAAGGGAAGGGCTTGAATTGGAGTTAGAGAAAGAGTCTGGCCAATTCAGTGAGGTGCCAGGTTTTTACGATGGTAGGTTGTTTTCTGGTTTTTCTAGAGAGAAGCCTATTCCTTCAGATCCTATTAGCAAAGAAACACCTGAAGATAGGTCTGCTGACAAAGGTTCTTCAGAGCCTGATGTTGGGTCTTTCATCAGTTCTCCCTTGGTTGGGACATTTTATAGCGCTCCATCGCCGGATTCTCCTCCTTTTGTGAAGCCTGGAGATACTGTTTCAGAAGATACTATTGTCTGTATTGTAGAAGCTATGAAGGTAATGAATGAAGTTAAGGCAGGAGTTAGTGGTAAAGTTGTGGAAGTCTTGCTAACTAATGGAGATCCGGTTCAGTTTGGATCAAAGCTTTTTCGGGTGATGAAGGTTGATTAATGAAGAAAGTTCTTATAGCTAATAGGGGGGAAATTGCCGTTAGGATTATTCGAGCCTGCCACGATTTAGGATTATCCACGGTAGCGGTTTATTCTCAAGCTGATGAGGAGGCTCTCCACGTGCTACTTGCTGATGAGGCTGTGTGTATCGGTGAGTCCCAGGCTTCAAAATCATATCTCAAGATAGCCAACATTCTAGCTGCTTGCGAGATTACGGGTGCTGATGCTGTGCATCCTGGGTACGGATTTCTCAGCGAAAATGCTAATTTTGCTTCTATTTCTGAGAGCTGTGGCCTAACCTTTATAGGCCCTAGCTCAGAATCAATAGCTACTATGGGAGATAAAGTTGCTGCTAAAAATCTAGCCAGAAAGGTGAAATGCCCCATTATCCCTGGTTCTCCGGGTGTTGTAGCGGATGAGGCAGAGGGATTGAAAATTGCAGAAAAGATTGGTTTCCCTGTCGTAATCAAAGCAGTTGCCGGTGGAGGAGGCAGGGGTATACGAATAGTCCGTTCCAGAGATGAGTTCTATAGAGCTTTTTCTGCTGCTAGAGCGGAGGCGGAAGCGGGATTTAATAATCCTGATGTCTATATAGAAAAGTTTATCGAAAATCCAAGGCATTTGGAAGTTCAGGTGTTGGGAGATAAGCATGGTAATTATGTTCATATAGGAGAGAGGGACTGTACCTTGCAACGCCGAAGACAAAAACTTATAGAGGAGACCCCCAGTCCTATTTTGACTCCGGAGATACGTCGTAAAGTGGGAGCAATGGCTGTTGAATTAGCTAGAAATGCAGGATATTATTCAGCAGGTACTGTGGAGTTTCTCCTCGACAAGGACAAAAAGTTCTATTTCATGGAGATGAATACTCGCATTCAAGTGGAGCATACTATTACAGAAGAAATTTCCGGAATAGATTTGGTTAAGGAGCAAATACGTATTGCTCAAGGCGAGAAACTTTCTTGGAAACAGAAAAACATTAAGTTTTCTGGTCACGTCATTCAGTGTAGGATCAATGCAGAAGATCCAGGTAATAATTTTGCGCCTTCGCCAGGAAGGTTAGATTATTATTTACCTCCGGCAGGGCCTTCGGTGCGTGTTGATGGAGCATGTTACAGTGGATATGTTATTCCTCCTTACTACGATTCCATGATCGCAAAGGTAATTGTGAGAGGTAAGGACAGGGAGGAGGCTATAGCTATAATGAAAAGGGCTTTAAAAGAATTTCACATAGGTGGAGTTCATTCTACAATACCCTTTCATCAGTTCATGTTGAATAATGAAGATTTTGTCAATTCGAATTATGACATCAATTATATAGACAATCTTCTGGCTCAAGGGGAGCCTATAATATAAATTTCTTTAATTCTGTTGTTGACACGAATTAACAAGAGAAAAGAAGAGGCTCCTTTAACACGGAGCGGGAGTCTCTTCTAAGAAGGAAGCAAGGGCTGTCATTAGGTTATAGCAAAGAACGCTTTCTATTGAGCATGCCTTTTCTAGTAGTTTTTTTCCATCGCTTATTAAAGCAAGTTCAGAATCCATTTCGCTAAGGTGGCCCATCTCCTCTACGAGAATAGATTTTATGGTTATAGGATTTTGAGTATCTTTCAGTAGATCGTTGTAGATGGTATATAGCTCCAAGGCTCTCAGTTCTATGGCGTATGTGACCAAGATGTATGCCGTAGATCTGAGTTCAAATCCTGTTAGGTTGTATTCGTTGCGTAAGAACTTGGTTGTTTGTAGATCTAAAGAATGAAGGTAGTATCTTGAAGACAATCCGCCTAAGGTAGAGTCATAGCTATAGGAGGGTAAAAAGTTGTTAGTGATCCTGTGGATTTGTGTTTTCAAGTAGTAAGCATGTCGAAATTCTTCAAAGGCATGTTTCAAGATTTCCTCTTTTACTAAGATGGGGTGTTCGCTGGCAGCTATCTTTCTTGCTCCGCTGTTCTCCATATAGGATAAGGTGTTCACCCACCTAGCGTGAATATTGGGATCGTTGATAATTTTTGAAAGCAAGCTTTTCATTTGTAGTGAGTAGGAGACAAAAGTTATTGGGGGATTTGGCATAGCACCTCTATAAGATGTGAATAAATAAAATCTAGGTCATTCAGAGACACACAATAAGGTGGAAGGACATAGACAGTATTTCCTAGAGGTCTTAGAAGTATCCCTCTCTTTAAAAAAGCTTTAGATAAGTAATTTCTAAGCTCGGAGAAGTAAGATTTTAGAGAATCTGGATAATCCAAAATTAATATTGTTCCTAGTACCTCGCATCGCGGCCACCTGTGCCCATGCTCCTCCTGGAACTGTTTGTGGTAATTTTCTATAAGAATTCTTTGCACTGTGCATCTTTCTGATTTTGTAATTTTTAGTGAGGCTAAAGCTGCCGCGCAACCTAGGGGATTTGCTGTATAAGTATGTCCATGTAAGAAAGCTTTTTTCCTGTCTTCAGATAAAAATCCCTCATAGATTTCTTGCGTTGTGACAGTGAGAGCTAGGGGAAGAAATCCTCCAGTAAGCCCTTTAGAAAGGCAAATGATATCGGGTTGTTCCTCCATATGGGAGGAGGCAAACATAGGGCCTGTACGGCCAAAACCTGTTAGCACTTCATCGGCAATACAGATAACGCCGGTTTTCTTTGCCAGAGATAAGATTTGATTGAAAGCTTCAGCATTGAAAACTTTCATCCCTCCAGCGCCTTGTAAGACTGGTTCATAAATGAAGGCAGCAATATCCGCATTATTATTGAAGAGTTCTTCTGCTGCCTCTATGGACTGATTTTCTTTACCAGGATAGGGTGGGGTAAGTGTTAAAGTTTCGAAAAGAAAAGAATCAAAGGTTGTAGTAAAGCTACCGCTGCTCAGCGACATTGCTCCGAAAGTATCTCCATGATAGCTATTTTCTAGTTTGACGATTCGATTTTTGGGAATTCCTTGATTTTTAAAGTATTGGATTGCCATTTTAGTGGCTATCTCTACAGAGGTGGATCCGTTATCAGAAAAGAAGCCTTTGCACAACCCTTTAGGAAGCAATGGCACTAATTGCTCCATTAAAGAAATTGCTGGGGAGTGGGTCATTTCAGCAAAGATCACTTGTTCTAAAGTTCTAGCTTGCTTGTAGATGCTCTTAGCTATCAATGGGTGTGCATGCCCGTGCAAGTTGCACCACCAAGATGAAATTGCGTCTAAATATCGGTTTTTTTCAGAATACAGATAGCATCCTTTAGCTTTTGTAACAACAATAGGAGAGGCATCTGTAGCATGTTGTGTAAATGGATGCCATACATATTCCAAATCTTTTTTAGTTAGAATATCATTTTGCATAACGACCAATCATAAGCGTAGTTGTTAACAATTTCTGGGGAGAAATTAGTTTCTCGATTTATATTTCCTATAATGGGGAGATTGAGCTTGCGTTCCAACCAAAGGGAGTCTTCGTGGTCATACTCATTGAGGATGACTCCTAAAAGGGTCAGATTTCGTCTTTGCATGGCTTCCACCGTTAGCAATGTATGATTGATACTCCCTAGGTAGTTGCGACATACAATTACCCAACGGCTATTGGTCTCGGATAGAATATCTCCCTGAGAGCGATGATGGAACGGAGACAAAAATCCTCCGGACATTTCTACGACCAAAGGATTATCAGTTTTAGGGAATCGAAGAGAAGACTCATCGAGGGATATGCCTTCAACTTCCGACGCCTTATGTGGCGATAGTTCATGCTTTAATAAGTAGGCTTCAGGATGGCAAACGCATTGCGTCAGATACCGAACCTGATCACTGTCCCTATTGTCCAAGGATCCAGCCTGAATAGGTTTCCAGTAGTCCGCGCTAAGCATTCTAACCAAGATAGCCGAAGCCAGAGTCTTACCGACCCCTGTATTAATTCCAGATACTATTACGTTCATTTGAGTGTTGATCGCTGGCGTTTTGATAGCTCCTTTTTAGTGGAGCACAGCGATTACGGGGAGATTATAGAAGAAAAAATCTTTTTTCCCTAGAAAGCTCTCAGTTTTCTTTTGCATAACTAGGTAATTTTATTGGCTGAATTTAAAAGTTCTAGGAGAAGAGAGACCTCTTGAAGGGTATTAAAAGAGTGTAAACAAATTCTAAGAATTTCACAGTTTTTTTGCACAGTTGGACTAACTATAGATCTGACGTCGAATCCAGCGTTTTGGCATAGAGAAGAAGCTCTTTTAGCGTTGTCTGCTCCGGGGAAGAGCATGGGTTGTATACATGTTTGAGAAGGGAAAGCTCTTCGGAGCATATGTTTTTCCGTTAACTCTTGAAAATAAGAGATCAAAGAATTTAAATACTCCCTATCCTTTGAAGCTTTTTCGACGCATCGATAAGAGTGACGGATTTCTTCTACAATTAGAGGAGGAAGTGCAGTGCTATACACCAGAGGCCTACAGTAATTTACCAGATACTCTTTGAGTAAAGAACTTCCCGTTATGGCTGCTCCGAAGATCCCAAAGGCTTTACCAAAGGTGTATACCGTAGCAAAGACTGACTTTTGTAATCCTAGGTAGGGAACTAATCCTTCTCCATATTCTCCGTAGAGGCCTCCAGAATGCGCTTCATCAACGATAAGAAGAGCCTCGTTTTCGGAGCAAAGTTTAGCTATTTGTTTTAAAGGGGAGAGAG
This sequence is a window from Chlamydiifrater volucris. Protein-coding genes within it:
- the bioD gene encoding dethiobiotin synthase codes for the protein MNVIVSGINTGVGKTLASAILVRMLSADYWKPIQAGSLDNRDSDQVRYLTQCVCHPEAYLLKHELSPHKASEVEGISLDESSLRFPKTDNPLVVEMSGGFLSPFHHRSQGDILSETNSRWVIVCRNYLGSINHTLLTVEAMQRRNLTLLGVILNEYDHEDSLWLERKLNLPIIGNINRETNFSPEIVNNYAYDWSLCKMIF
- the bioA gene encoding adenosylmethionine--8-amino-7-oxononanoate transaminase, with amino-acid sequence MQNDILTKKDLEYVWHPFTQHATDASPIVVTKAKGCYLYSEKNRYLDAISSWWCNLHGHAHPLIAKSIYKQARTLEQVIFAEMTHSPAISLMEQLVPLLPKGLCKGFFSDNGSTSVEIATKMAIQYFKNQGIPKNRIVKLENSYHGDTFGAMSLSSGSFTTTFDSFLFETLTLTPPYPGKENQSIEAAEELFNNNADIAAFIYEPVLQGAGGMKVFNAEAFNQILSLAKKTGVICIADEVLTGFGRTGPMFASSHMEEQPDIICLSKGLTGGFLPLALTVTTQEIYEGFLSEDRKKAFLHGHTYTANPLGCAAALASLKITKSERCTVQRILIENYHKQFQEEHGHRWPRCEVLGTILILDYPDSLKSYFSELRNYLSKAFLKRGILLRPLGNTVYVLPPYCVSLNDLDFIYSHLIEVLCQIPQ
- the accC gene encoding acetyl-CoA carboxylase biotin carboxylase subunit produces the protein MKKVLIANRGEIAVRIIRACHDLGLSTVAVYSQADEEALHVLLADEAVCIGESQASKSYLKIANILAACEITGADAVHPGYGFLSENANFASISESCGLTFIGPSSESIATMGDKVAAKNLARKVKCPIIPGSPGVVADEAEGLKIAEKIGFPVVIKAVAGGGGRGIRIVRSRDEFYRAFSAARAEAEAGFNNPDVYIEKFIENPRHLEVQVLGDKHGNYVHIGERDCTLQRRRQKLIEETPSPILTPEIRRKVGAMAVELARNAGYYSAGTVEFLLDKDKKFYFMEMNTRIQVEHTITEEISGIDLVKEQIRIAQGEKLSWKQKNIKFSGHVIQCRINAEDPGNNFAPSPGRLDYYLPPAGPSVRVDGACYSGYVIPPYYDSMIAKVIVRGKDREEAIAIMKRALKEFHIGGVHSTIPFHQFMLNNEDFVNSNYDINYIDNLLAQGEPII
- a CDS encoding aminotransferase class I/II-fold pyridoxal phosphate-dependent enzyme encodes the protein MFKERFLKKALEQRQSKGILRSLSLNHNSAKVDFASNDYLGISRMGCCSLKAGFSSRNAKGSTGSRLLTGHSSTYEKLEEEIAKFHKVESALVCNSGYAANMGLISSVAFPEDRILYDTHVHSSILDGIRLSRAKAFPFKHNDLNHLKRRLETKHPGNTFVCTESLFSMNGSLSPLKQIAKLCSENEALLIVDEAHSGGLYGEYGEGLVPYLGLQKSVFATVYTFGKAFGIFGAAITGSSLLKEYLVNYCRPLVYSTALPPLIVEEIRHSYRCVEKASKDREYLNSLISYFQELTEKHMLRRAFPSQTCIQPMLFPGADNAKRASSLCQNAGFDVRSIVSPTVQKNCEILRICLHSFNTLQEVSLLLELLNSANKIT
- a CDS encoding elongation factor P, which gives rise to MVLSNQLSAGMFVSLKDGLFKIVSVEKITGPKGDVFFKVSLRSPDSDVVMERNFKSGQEVKEAQFESRTLEYLYVEGSSYLFLDLGDYEKILISREIMKDKNLLLKAGTTVTALVHGDTVFSVELPNFLELMVSKTDFPGEDMPISGGAKKALLETGIEILVPPFIEIGDVIKIDTRTCEYIQRV
- the accB gene encoding acetyl-CoA carboxylase biotin carboxyl carrier protein; translation: MDLKQIEKLMIAMGRNGMKRFVIKREGLELELEKESGQFSEVPGFYDGRLFSGFSREKPIPSDPISKETPEDRSADKGSSEPDVGSFISSPLVGTFYSAPSPDSPPFVKPGDTVSEDTIVCIVEAMKVMNEVKAGVSGKVVEVLLTNGDPVQFGSKLFRVMKVD